A genomic segment from Saprospiraceae bacterium encodes:
- a CDS encoding SDR family oxidoreductase, producing MKFVVVTGISSGIGLYLSKFLINEGFQVIGTHRDRDLAEGLTKSTNGLIQLYMDLANEHSIELAAIQIQKIVGNQGLYAIINNAGQAIPGPLTEVPMEKIKYQFQVNVFGNLLLIQKLMPLLQINGPGSRIINMSSVSGLFASPFLGSYAASKFALEGLSDSLRRELKLLGIEVVVIEPGPIRTAIWSKHLGVSEDYKGGLFAQYLLKATDIIQQMEENAMSPDILNQPILDALLSTKPKTRYLIHKNKFLFLLLAKILPDKWADYLVNRNLKSNNKKIRPV from the coding sequence TTGAAATTTGTAGTTGTTACCGGAATTTCATCTGGGATTGGTTTGTATCTAAGCAAATTTTTAATAAATGAGGGATTTCAGGTTATTGGGACCCATCGGGATCGTGATCTGGCTGAAGGGTTGACTAAATCAACCAATGGACTTATACAATTGTATATGGATTTAGCTAATGAGCATTCCATTGAGCTTGCTGCAATTCAAATTCAAAAAATCGTAGGAAATCAGGGACTGTATGCCATAATTAATAATGCAGGTCAAGCCATACCAGGCCCTTTGACCGAAGTTCCGATGGAAAAGATCAAATATCAATTTCAGGTTAATGTATTTGGAAATTTGTTGCTCATCCAAAAATTGATGCCCCTATTGCAAATAAATGGACCGGGTTCCCGAATTATAAACATGAGTTCGGTTTCAGGTTTATTTGCTTCACCCTTTTTAGGAAGTTATGCTGCATCCAAATTTGCCCTGGAAGGATTATCAGATAGCCTTAGAAGAGAATTAAAATTATTGGGAATTGAAGTAGTTGTTATAGAACCCGGACCCATTCGAACCGCAATCTGGAGTAAACATTTAGGCGTTTCGGAAGATTATAAAGGGGGATTATTTGCACAATATCTTCTAAAAGCTACAGATATCATTCAACAAATGGAAGAAAATGCCATGTCTCCGGACATTTTAAATCAGCCTATTCTGGATGCGCTACTGTCAACGAAACCTAAAACCCGATACCTGATCCACAAAAACAAATTTCTGTTCTTACTTTTGGCAAAAATTTTGCCTGATAAATGGGCTGATTATCTGGTTAATAGAAATTTAAAGTCCAATAACAAAAAAATAAGGCCTGTCTGA
- a CDS encoding M1 family metallopeptidase, with the protein MKYLSAIFLFFLFSVTAICQNSFSLKDSLRGSLRPERNYDVSFYDLDVAVDINNQSLKGVCEIHLSANEALSVLQIDLFEKMNIRKITEGGRELKFQRSYDAILVQTNLKKGEQAVFKCYYDGKPQVAKNAPWDGGFVWSKDQNGKPWVGVACEGTGASLWWPNKDHLSDEPEKGMEIHITVPSELMAISNGNLSKVTDADKTHKTYHWKVSYPINNYNVSLYIGDYSHFSDQYTALDGSILPLDYYVLSYNVEKARNHFEQAKKMLEVYEHFFDKYPFWNDGYALVESPYLGMEHQSAIAYGNNYQRGYLGGRIPENLNFDYIIVHESGHEYFGNAVSCKDHADMWIHEGFTTYLESLYVEYLFGRKEALKYLDSQRSMIQNKHPLIGPRDVNYQGFPDSDMYYKGSWALQTLRFAIKNDSTWFKLIKGFYNTYKYKNIDSETFFNYVNNYTKKDFTPFFKQYFYHAEIPKLKIKVEADSNRTRIIYKLIAAEEKLEIPIEISIDGRVIPLEAGTKERNIEFRKKFKNIKGVNNQSLVEVLPIEN; encoded by the coding sequence ATGAAATACCTATCTGCAATTTTTCTCTTCTTTCTTTTTAGTGTAACGGCAATTTGTCAGAATTCGTTTAGTCTGAAAGACAGTCTTCGCGGTTCACTGAGGCCCGAACGAAACTACGATGTTAGTTTTTACGACTTGGATGTAGCTGTAGATATTAATAATCAGAGCCTCAAAGGGGTCTGTGAAATCCACTTATCTGCAAACGAAGCGCTGTCTGTTCTGCAGATTGACCTTTTTGAAAAAATGAATATCCGAAAAATAACAGAAGGTGGCCGTGAATTAAAATTTCAAAGGAGCTATGATGCCATTCTGGTTCAAACCAATTTAAAAAAGGGTGAACAGGCTGTTTTCAAATGTTATTATGATGGAAAACCACAAGTAGCAAAGAATGCACCTTGGGACGGAGGATTTGTGTGGTCTAAAGATCAGAATGGTAAACCTTGGGTGGGTGTTGCTTGCGAAGGTACCGGCGCTAGCTTATGGTGGCCAAACAAAGACCATCTCTCAGACGAACCTGAGAAAGGGATGGAAATTCACATTACCGTACCCTCCGAATTGATGGCCATTTCAAATGGGAATCTTTCAAAAGTGACGGATGCGGATAAAACGCATAAAACCTATCATTGGAAAGTGAGTTATCCAATCAACAACTACAATGTGAGTTTGTACATCGGTGATTACAGCCATTTTAGCGATCAATACACTGCACTTGATGGATCCATTTTGCCATTGGATTATTATGTTTTGAGTTATAATGTTGAGAAAGCCCGCAATCATTTTGAACAGGCTAAAAAAATGTTGGAAGTTTACGAACATTTTTTTGATAAATATCCCTTCTGGAATGATGGCTATGCTTTGGTAGAATCGCCCTATTTAGGAATGGAACATCAAAGTGCCATTGCATATGGAAACAATTACCAGCGTGGCTATTTGGGTGGACGGATTCCAGAAAATTTAAATTTTGATTATATCATTGTCCATGAAAGCGGTCACGAGTATTTTGGAAATGCAGTTTCCTGCAAAGACCATGCTGATATGTGGATCCATGAAGGATTTACAACCTATCTGGAATCCTTATACGTTGAATATTTATTTGGAAGAAAGGAAGCACTGAAATACCTAGATAGTCAACGGTCCATGATCCAAAATAAACATCCATTAATCGGACCACGCGATGTAAATTATCAAGGATTTCCTGATTCAGATATGTATTACAAAGGAAGTTGGGCTTTACAGACCTTGCGTTTTGCAATTAAAAATGACAGTACCTGGTTTAAACTGATCAAAGGATTTTACAATACCTATAAATATAAAAATATCGACAGTGAAACTTTTTTTAATTATGTAAACAATTATACAAAAAAAGATTTTACGCCATTTTTTAAACAGTATTTTTATCATGCAGAAATTCCAAAATTAAAAATCAAAGTAGAAGCTGACAGCAACCGGACTCGAATCATTTATAAATTAATTGCTGCTGAAGAAAAATTAGAAATCCCAATAGAAATCAGTATTGATGGTCGGGTCATCCCTCTTGAAGCCGGAACCAAAGAACGCAATATTGAATTCCGTAAAAAGTTTAAAAACATTAAAGGAGTAAACAATCAATCCCTGGTGGAAGTGTTACCGATTGAAAATTAG
- the rplS gene encoding 50S ribosomal protein L19, whose translation MDLLKYVQDTLMDTSRIPEFSSGDTVVVSYKIIEGNKERIQDYRGDVINVRGEGKNKTFTVRKVSSGVGVERIFPFSSPNIAEIKVVKKGRVRRAKLFYLRKLSGKKARIKERTLAVKESTEA comes from the coding sequence ATGGATTTGCTCAAATATGTACAGGACACATTAATGGACACCAGCCGGATCCCTGAATTTTCTTCAGGAGATACCGTCGTAGTCAGCTATAAAATTATCGAAGGAAATAAAGAGCGTATCCAGGATTACAGAGGAGATGTAATCAATGTCCGTGGTGAAGGCAAAAACAAAACCTTTACAGTTAGAAAAGTATCCAGCGGAGTTGGTGTAGAGCGTATTTTTCCATTTTCATCTCCCAATATTGCAGAAATTAAAGTGGTAAAAAAAGGACGCGTTCGTCGTGCCAAATTGTTCTACCTGCGCAAATTATCTGGTAAAAAAGCACGTATCAAAGAACGTACCTTGGCTGTCAAAGAAAGCACCGAGGCTTAA
- a CDS encoding gliding motility-associated C-terminal domain-containing protein, which translates to MRHFLLLLVFLSHTMLLNGKHIIGGDMSYRCLSVDTVNKFVNFAVTLKMYRDCYAFQAAEFDQQIKIGIYEKLPNGFYRNVKKLDQVLLKSPIVKINADEDNPCLIVPENVCVEEGTYEFQTGNLRMSTNSYYIAYQRCCRNETISNILNPGMDGAAFVIEITPEGQRVCNNSPRFKKFPPIVICINSALNFDHSIIDADGDLVTYEFCTPLVAGGQDGTLNGSEMCYGVKPDPFGCPPPFSTVNFRTPIYTANTPLAGNPVVSINPLTGLITGKPEIQGQFVVGVCIREFRNGILLTETRRDFQFNVTYCEPKVHAKLKSDSILSDKKFIINLCGKTSIDFENLSTDVQYIRAYDWTFNIGGVNQKEAQRNARFTFPGLGTYFGKMVLNPGSECSDSADIQVNVFPEIRAGFGFTYDTCVAGPVSFSDNSFSGSGQLTNWNWNFAGAGNSIIKDPSYLFNTPGLKSIRLQVRDINGCLDDTVATISYFPVPPLLIVEPSTFDGCTPLNVCFKNLSIPIDTTYDILWDFGDGQTSSEISPCHSYKTGGVFSVKLQITSPIGCYIEKNYPNWINSRQSPNADFSFTPDKFNSFQKTASFTDLSTNSNSRLWVFNLSDRSVLLNPIYTFRDTGQQRIQLIAINNNGCRDTLTQYIDVEPIVTYFMPNAFTPNGDSKNEQFLGSGILDGMRSFEMSIWDRWGGQVFKTNDPLEGWNGRFDNSGNNLPNGVYVYVVRYTTPRNQLIELKGFASLIR; encoded by the coding sequence TTGAGACACTTTCTACTATTATTGGTTTTTTTAAGTCATACCATGCTGTTGAATGGCAAACACATCATTGGGGGAGATATGTCCTATCGGTGTTTAAGCGTGGATACAGTCAATAAGTTTGTCAATTTTGCGGTGACCTTAAAAATGTATAGAGACTGTTATGCCTTTCAGGCCGCAGAATTTGACCAACAGATTAAAATAGGGATTTATGAGAAATTGCCCAATGGTTTTTATAGAAATGTCAAGAAACTGGATCAAGTATTATTAAAATCACCCATTGTTAAAATAAATGCTGATGAAGATAATCCTTGTTTGATAGTACCGGAGAATGTCTGTGTCGAGGAAGGTACCTATGAATTTCAAACCGGAAATTTGCGAATGAGTACCAATTCCTATTACATTGCTTACCAACGATGTTGTCGGAATGAAACCATTTCCAATATCCTAAACCCGGGAATGGATGGTGCTGCGTTTGTAATCGAGATTACTCCCGAAGGTCAGCGGGTTTGCAATAACAGCCCTCGATTTAAAAAATTTCCTCCCATCGTAATTTGCATCAACAGTGCGTTGAATTTTGATCATTCCATCATTGATGCGGATGGCGATTTAGTGACCTATGAATTTTGTACACCCTTGGTTGCGGGCGGACAGGATGGCACCCTCAACGGAAGTGAAATGTGTTATGGTGTAAAACCAGATCCGTTTGGCTGTCCGCCGCCATTCAGCACCGTGAATTTCAGAACTCCGATATATACTGCAAATACTCCGCTTGCCGGAAATCCGGTAGTTTCAATAAATCCTTTAACCGGATTGATTACAGGTAAACCCGAAATCCAAGGTCAATTTGTGGTGGGTGTTTGCATCCGGGAATTTAGAAATGGAATTCTGCTTACAGAAACCAGACGGGATTTTCAATTTAATGTGACCTATTGTGAACCAAAAGTGCATGCAAAACTGAAATCTGATTCAATACTCAGTGATAAAAAATTTATTATCAATCTCTGTGGCAAAACAAGCATTGATTTTGAAAATTTAAGTACCGATGTACAATACATTAGAGCCTATGATTGGACTTTTAATATCGGAGGTGTAAACCAAAAAGAAGCCCAAAGAAATGCGCGTTTTACCTTTCCTGGATTGGGTACGTATTTTGGAAAAATGGTTTTAAATCCAGGCAGTGAATGTTCGGATTCGGCTGATATTCAAGTGAATGTTTTTCCTGAAATCCGTGCCGGTTTTGGGTTTACTTACGATACCTGCGTTGCCGGACCGGTCTCTTTCTCAGACAATTCATTTTCAGGAAGTGGGCAACTAACCAATTGGAATTGGAATTTTGCTGGTGCTGGAAATTCGATTATTAAGGATCCAAGCTACCTGTTCAATACCCCTGGATTGAAATCAATCCGGCTTCAAGTTCGGGATATCAATGGATGTTTGGATGATACAGTGGCTACAATTTCCTATTTTCCGGTACCTCCTTTGTTGATCGTAGAACCTTCGACCTTTGATGGCTGTACGCCATTAAACGTGTGTTTTAAAAATCTTTCGATTCCTATCGACACGACCTATGACATTTTATGGGATTTTGGGGATGGGCAAACCAGTTCAGAAATTTCACCCTGTCATAGTTACAAAACCGGTGGTGTGTTTTCAGTTAAGCTCCAGATAACTTCACCCATAGGATGCTATATTGAGAAAAACTACCCCAATTGGATAAATTCTAGGCAGTCTCCGAATGCAGACTTTAGTTTTACCCCGGATAAATTTAATTCATTTCAAAAAACGGCCAGCTTCACAGATCTTTCAACTAATAGCAACAGCCGGTTATGGGTTTTTAACCTAAGTGATCGAAGCGTGTTGCTTAACCCAATTTATACATTTAGAGATACGGGTCAACAAAGGATCCAACTGATTGCCATAAATAACAATGGGTGTCGCGATACTTTGACTCAATACATTGATGTAGAGCCAATTGTGACCTATTTTATGCCCAATGCCTTTACACCAAACGGTGATTCAAAAAACGAGCAGTTTTTAGGCTCAGGGATTTTGGATGGCATGAGATCGTTTGAAATGAGTATTTGGGATCGTTGGGGTGGCCAGGTTTTTAAAACCAATGACCCCCTGGAAGGATGGAATGGCCGATTTGATAATTCAGGCAATAATTTGCCGAATGGCGTTTACGTATACGTAGTTCGATATACCACGCCTAGAAATCAACTCATCGAATTGAAAGGATTTGCCAGTTTGATAAGATAA
- a CDS encoding threonylcarbamoyl-AMP synthase: MNFNLNDENTDFWSAVQCLKDGKVLLYPTDTIWGLGCSTDFPEALERLYEIKKRPGNKAAILLVDSIDMLKKYIDYIHPRVETLMGFHKRPLTVIYKNAKNLDPRFTAQDGSIAIRVCEDVFCKALIQEIKGPLVSTSANFNGVDAPTHFEEIDPLLIQQVDYVVKYRQDDTSKNQVSSIIRFDPEGELEFIRM, from the coding sequence ATGAATTTCAATTTAAATGATGAAAATACTGATTTCTGGAGTGCAGTCCAGTGTCTAAAAGATGGGAAGGTGCTTTTGTATCCAACTGATACGATATGGGGTTTGGGCTGCTCAACGGATTTTCCTGAAGCATTGGAGCGATTGTATGAAATTAAGAAAAGGCCCGGAAACAAGGCTGCCATCCTTTTGGTAGACTCGATAGATATGTTAAAAAAATACATCGATTACATTCACCCCCGGGTCGAAACGCTAATGGGTTTTCATAAAAGACCCTTAACAGTCATCTACAAGAATGCAAAGAATTTAGATCCCCGATTTACTGCACAGGATGGTTCCATAGCCATTCGTGTTTGTGAGGATGTTTTCTGCAAGGCACTCATTCAAGAAATTAAGGGGCCCCTGGTTTCTACTTCGGCAAATTTCAACGGGGTCGATGCTCCTACTCATTTTGAAGAAATTGATCCCTTACTCATACAACAAGTAGATTATGTTGTAAAATACAGACAAGATGATACTTCAAAAAATCAAGTAAGCTCTATCATACGATTTGATCCGGAAGGGGAATTGGAATTCATCAGGATGTAA